GAAACGAACGTTCACCGTTAACCTCCGGGCGGTTGCCGTTCCACCGGCCGAGACTGATGAGGCGGCGATTGATGCACAACTCGATGATTTGATGACCGTCTTTGACTCGATTGGTGGAGAGTTCTATGAGGTTGAGCGTGAACGGCTTCGGGACAAGGGACGTAACCATTGCTTCAGTACGCTGGACCAAGTGCTCAACCGAGAGGTCGTTACGGGCCGGGGTCGAACGACACCAGATTTCGTTTGTAATGGACGAGAACTCATGCAATTCATCACGATTCCCTCGGGAAGTGAACTCAGCGTTGAGGGTTCGCGCCGAACACGCTCCGAACAAGAGAGCCAGAATTCACTTCCCCTGCCTCACCACGACCACATGTCGAGTCTTCGCGAGGGAATGGAAATCGGGTATGCTATCGATGAGAACGGCATTCCCGAAGACGAGTCGGTGTGTATTCCGACGTCGTCACTGGTCACACACTATCTCCGGGCGGCGACGACGGGCGGTGGGAAATCGAAGGCACTACTCAACGACATCCTCTCGGCGTATGCTAACACCAGTGGGCCAGTCATTGTGCTTGACCACAAGGGCGACGGCCTCGCGGAAAATTACATGCGTGCACACGGTCGCCGCTTTGGAATGGACGACCTCGAAGAGAACGTGCTGCACTTTACTCTTCCCGATATCCTGCCTGGATTCTCCTTTTTTGATCTTCGCCCAGCACTCTCACGTGGCGTCCGGCGGACGGATGCTGTCAAGCGTAAAGCCGACCAGTACAGACAAATCCTTGAACTCGTCGTGGGGAAAGACGTCTTTCGACGTGCAGTCACCTCCCCGATTCTCATTGAGTCGCTCATCAAGGCGCTGTTCGACGAGGACTATGGCCGTGAAAACGGGAGCCACCGCGAAAGTGAGGACTTCTTCGGGCACGAACAACTCGAGCACGCTTCTGATCAACTTGCGGCCGCCGGTCCACCCAACCCGGATGAAGCGGCCTTACCGAAAACGACTGATGTCGCTGCCCAGCGCGCACTCCGTCGGAGGATCAACACCGACGCACAGTCGTTCTCAGCAACGCTTGACGGGCTTAACAACCGTCTTGCATACATTTCGCTGGACGGTAATCTCCAACGAATCTTCGACAACACTGCCCAACAGCTCGATTTGCGAGAAATCCTCGATAGTGACCAAATCATTCTGTTCGACCTCGGGGGGTTGAGCGACAAAGCAGCGAAACTGCTGACCGGACTCATTCTCGCACTGTTAGAAGACGCTCTCCGGACACACGAAGACGACCTGACGCGCCGTGACGACGATTACGTGGTTAACCTCATGGTTGACGAGGCGGCCTCTGTGGCCGCCTCTGACGTCCTCAACAATATGCTTGAGAAAGGACGGAGCTTCCGACTCTCGGTGGGGCTGGCGATGCAGTTCCCCGAGCAGATACAAACCGAGGGTGGCCGACGCTTGTATCTCAATCTGCTCAACAACATCGGGACGTTGCTCGTCGGGAAAATCAAGGTCGACCGCGAGCTCGCGAACGCGATGGCTCACGAGGAGTTAGACCCCGAAGCGTTCGCCAATCGGATTGGGTCGTTACCTCGGGGTGAATGGATTGCCCAACTCCCGAGTCCGACGTTCGGTGAAACGGGGCCGTACCCGTTCAACGTCAAACCACTCCCCATACCAGCGGGGCATCCAGAGAGCGAGGCACCACTGACGGCGTCCGAAGAACAGCGGTTCCAAGACGCCCTGTCTCGCGTACACGAGCGGACACAGCAGGAGTTCGGCGTCCCCCGCGATAACAGTCAGCCGACGGCGACAACGCCCGATGAGTTAGGTGAGTTGCTCGATGTCACTACCGATGACCTGGACGTCGCCATCGCGAAGACCGTCCGAAGCGTACAACTCCGCGAAGGAGTCCGCGACGACAATGAGTGGGTAAGTGTCAAGACAGTTGATGAGACACTGCGAAGGCTGTACGAGCGAGTCGAAGCCGAGCCACCGGACTATGAGGAACTCACCGAGATTCGCAAACGATCACGACTGCTCGACACCACGGTCGACATCGACGCCGACGAACTCATCGTCCGACTCACAGAGGCGGGAGAAACCGAAGCCGAACCCGACACGGGCGACGTACGATCCGCCGGTGGGAGTGACCACGACGAGGCGCTCTTGGAGACCGAACAGGCGTTATCACCGCTGGGATTCACCGTCTCGATTCTCACCCAGGATGGGAGTGAGAAACCGGACGCGAGAGCGACACACCCGAGCCTCGAAACGCCGTTCGTAATCGAGGTCGAGACGACAACCCCGAAGAACCCAGCGAAGGTACTCACGAACCTCCAGAAGGCTCAAGCGGAGAGCGCAATTCCGCTCTTTGTCGTCCAACCGGGTGAGACAGAGACCTACTGGGCCGAGCGACTTGACCGAGTCCTCTCATCTCCGGTTCGTGAGCTCGCAGACGGAGAGACTCGGTTCTATACCCATGACGTCCCACTCACGTTCAATGGTGGAGCAACCGAGCACGGAGGCGTAACCGCTGTTCGCCCAGTGAGTGAGAACGACGACTCGAAGCGCTCTGTATGGGTAAAAGATGGAGACGAGATTGCACTCCGAGATGGCGCTGGGACAGAGCATCTCCGTGTCTCTACGTGGGACGAAGTGACGAAAGATCGCGTGCCAGCAACCTACAGCTACGATCGGCCGGTCGAAGAGTATCTCGTCTATGAGCGTGGGGAGATTCACGCCTATGAGTCAAAGGATGCGTTTGAGGCAGAGTGGGTGAAAATCAGCCAGCCGTTCATCCCAGCAGAGGAGTTGACGAATCCGACGTACGGCACAGACAGCTACGCAGTCGTCATTCTTCGTGAGAATGATGAGCCGGTCGTCTATGATGGAAATTCCACGAAGCCACTCGAAACGCTCCTTACGAGTACCGAACAGTCAGACGCAGCGTCTGAAGAGAGTTCGAATCCAGGCTGGAAAGATGATTCCGATGCTGTTGTCGAGCAGTTCGTATCCGATTGGATAGTCGAAGAGGAGGGCGGTTCGGTCCCTGCTGCAGACGTCTATTCGACGTATGAAACATGGGCCAAACAACACGAGATTACTCCTGATTCACGGAGTTGGTTCAGCCGACGCCTCAGTAATCAGATAGTATTTGAACGGGAGACTGAGCGCCATGATGGGGAGGCGATTCGGTGCTACAAGGGGATTTCACTCGCAAATCGGAGTGTCGATGATGAATTCTGAAATCGGGCAGTGTACGCCTTCAAACGCCACTGTATCGCATTTCACGATGGCGTTACGGCAACTGGCGATTGCGAGTTTCGAGAATCTTCAAAAACGCAAGACTGCGTGGTGTTACGGCAAAACCGAGAATGCCGTAACACTGGCCCCTACTCAGGAAAATGCCGTACATGGCGTACACCTGCAACTCAGAAGCTCTATTGTCCATTTAGAGATTCTGTTACGGCAAAAAGCAACTAGTATAGATGGGGGGTATGCCGGTGCAAGTGAGCGAAGCGAATACGGGGAGATTTTTTCTGGCGCCCGGAGGGGCGCGGCGATGAGTGAGGAAGGTCAATGAGTGACGAAACTACTAGAAAGTTGATACTGGATGGATTGCCGAATGTGTTGGTTGAGCGAGACCAATGGGTGTGTTGGCGGAGTGAGAAACGTGGTGGGAAGTCGACAAAAATTCCGGTTGGGCCTGGAGTAGGTTCGTTCGCGTCGTCGACAGATTCAGAGACCTGGTCGGACTTCGAAACCGCACTCGAATATCATCAGCGTGGGCAGGCGGATGGACTCGGATTTGTGTTTACTGACGAGGATCCGATTGTCGGCGTTGACCTCGATGATTGCCGCGATCCAGAGTCCGGCGAAGTCGACGAGGATGCACAGGAT
Above is a genomic segment from Haloprofundus halobius containing:
- a CDS encoding conjugal transfer protein, which codes for MTPTSETVHTSTIPTAIESLHKLTAEQSSFTQQLNPLHSNPPPTFEFLVVSEGAEEPVEFYYGADKHLETLEERLTRIYPSSFDISRESVDLESKLLTDEVTEEELSPRGVQWHSSSVRRKDWMMLLTRSDTESSLSDDGPLLPLVSLIDELSDVKAPVVFQVLFQRKPDWSSAAENRKLDLRNQTDTLIDKAVSTVFIDTRTLAEKEQSLSDATRQRLDEIRAKNPKRTFTVNLRAVAVPPAETDEAAIDAQLDDLMTVFDSIGGEFYEVERERLRDKGRNHCFSTLDQVLNREVVTGRGRTTPDFVCNGRELMQFITIPSGSELSVEGSRRTRSEQESQNSLPLPHHDHMSSLREGMEIGYAIDENGIPEDESVCIPTSSLVTHYLRAATTGGGKSKALLNDILSAYANTSGPVIVLDHKGDGLAENYMRAHGRRFGMDDLEENVLHFTLPDILPGFSFFDLRPALSRGVRRTDAVKRKADQYRQILELVVGKDVFRRAVTSPILIESLIKALFDEDYGRENGSHRESEDFFGHEQLEHASDQLAAAGPPNPDEAALPKTTDVAAQRALRRRINTDAQSFSATLDGLNNRLAYISLDGNLQRIFDNTAQQLDLREILDSDQIILFDLGGLSDKAAKLLTGLILALLEDALRTHEDDLTRRDDDYVVNLMVDEAASVAASDVLNNMLEKGRSFRLSVGLAMQFPEQIQTEGGRRLYLNLLNNIGTLLVGKIKVDRELANAMAHEELDPEAFANRIGSLPRGEWIAQLPSPTFGETGPYPFNVKPLPIPAGHPESEAPLTASEEQRFQDALSRVHERTQQEFGVPRDNSQPTATTPDELGELLDVTTDDLDVAIAKTVRSVQLREGVRDDNEWVSVKTVDETLRRLYERVEAEPPDYEELTEIRKRSRLLDTTVDIDADELIVRLTEAGETEAEPDTGDVRSAGGSDHDEALLETEQALSPLGFTVSILTQDGSEKPDARATHPSLETPFVIEVETTTPKNPAKVLTNLQKAQAESAIPLFVVQPGETETYWAERLDRVLSSPVRELADGETRFYTHDVPLTFNGGATEHGGVTAVRPVSENDDSKRSVWVKDGDEIALRDGAGTEHLRVSTWDEVTKDRVPATYSYDRPVEEYLVYERGEIHAYESKDAFEAEWVKISQPFIPAEELTNPTYGTDSYAVVILRENDEPVVYDGNSTKPLETLLTSTEQSDAASEESSNPGWKDDSDAVVEQFVSDWIVEEEGGSVPAADVYSTYETWAKQHEITPDSRSWFSRRLSNQIVFERETERHDGEAIRCYKGISLANRSVDDEF